In Stomoxys calcitrans chromosome 2, idStoCalc2.1, whole genome shotgun sequence, the following proteins share a genomic window:
- the LOC131995234 gene encoding larval cuticle protein 65Ab1-like, with protein sequence MKFLIVLVALVALAVAAPTPDEHDEHADIVKLNSKVDHHNYAWDAETSNGIHQEEHGEVKDYGKDHAILVHGSYSWKDHHDGKTHTVTYYADDHGYHPKVEHN encoded by the exons ATGAAATTCCTCATTGTTTTAGTTGCCCTTGTTGCCTTGGCAGTGGCTGCTCCCACTCCCGATGAGCATGATGAACACGCCGATATTGTGAAGCTCAATTCGAAAGTTGATCATCACAACTATGCATGGGA CGCCGAGACCAGCAATGGCATTCATCAAGAAGAACATGGCGAGGTCAAGGATTATGGCAAGGATCATGCCATTCTTGTTCATGGCTCTTACTCCTGGAAGGATCATCATGATGGTAAAACCCATACCGTTACCTACTATGCCGATGATCATGGCTACCATCCCAAAGTAGAACATAACTAA